A stretch of the Paenibacillus dendritiformis genome encodes the following:
- a CDS encoding aminoglycoside phosphotransferase family protein, whose amino-acid sequence MTNSIRDIDWMEIRSEAHLLLQPEESGVAVHPIKPGLEAEVMKVSIGGLHFVLKSWNRDSKPNVHEQYKLLEALYSRGLPVSKPYGWGLDRDENPVLLTSFDGSPIVKVNQSLCKTLAMMLTRVHRMPIQDIDELALPKHDFIPYFFPGIEEHVDLQELLVQLIERGDMKQDCLIHGDFNIGNVLEAEGTHTLIDWTNGQHGDPRYDIAWALVLIRIYGGMRSSSHYLSAILSETPYTQEELELFEAMASLRWILLHRMSYLPTRKGTMSRVRSLLKGNRHLNEDLL is encoded by the coding sequence TTGACGAATTCTATTCGAGACATAGATTGGATGGAAATCCGCAGCGAGGCACATTTACTGCTCCAGCCAGAGGAGTCGGGCGTCGCCGTTCATCCCATAAAGCCCGGTCTGGAAGCAGAGGTAATGAAAGTCAGCATAGGCGGGCTTCATTTTGTGCTTAAATCATGGAATCGGGACTCCAAGCCGAATGTACATGAGCAGTATAAGCTTTTAGAAGCACTTTATAGTCGGGGGCTGCCCGTTTCCAAACCGTATGGGTGGGGGCTTGATCGGGACGAGAATCCGGTCTTATTAACCAGCTTTGACGGGAGTCCTATAGTCAAAGTAAATCAGTCTTTATGTAAAACGCTTGCAATGATGTTAACGCGGGTACATCGAATGCCCATCCAAGATATAGATGAATTGGCGCTTCCCAAGCATGATTTTATTCCTTATTTTTTTCCTGGGATTGAAGAACATGTTGATCTTCAAGAGCTGCTTGTTCAACTCATTGAACGAGGGGATATGAAGCAAGATTGCCTGATTCATGGGGATTTTAATATAGGGAATGTGTTGGAAGCGGAGGGGACGCATACTCTTATCGATTGGACAAACGGACAGCATGGCGACCCCAGATACGATATCGCCTGGGCATTGGTTCTGATCAGGATATACGGCGGCATGCGGTCAAGTTCCCATTATCTTTCTGCCATTTTATCGGAAACTCCCTATACGCAGGAGGAACTGGAGCTGTTCGAGGCAATGGCATCCTTAAGGTGGATATTGCTTCACAGAATGTCTTATTTGCCTACCCGAAAAGGCACGATGTCAAGAGTAAGGAGCCTATTGAAAGGGAATCGGCATTTGAATGAGGATTTACTTTGA
- the sdaAB gene encoding L-serine ammonia-lyase, iron-sulfur-dependent subunit beta — MPFHSVFDIIGPVMIGPSSSHTAGANRIGRVARKLFGRLPESVTITLYGSFAKTYRGHGTDVAIVSGILDFDTADERIPDALRIAAEQGLDVKFVLSDEAVEHPNTARLALRDKRGGLEVTGVSIGGGSMEIREVIQLDDNPARSHPTMLVLHEDKHGAVAHVTSLLAEHHINIGYMEVSRSGKGQSALMAIELDESVDDAVIHHMHTLPHIQEIWQVKTYQRASSEGGRPCSIA, encoded by the coding sequence ATGCCGTTTCACTCCGTGTTTGACATTATCGGCCCTGTCATGATCGGGCCGTCGAGCTCGCATACGGCCGGGGCCAACCGCATCGGCCGCGTGGCGCGCAAGCTGTTCGGACGCCTGCCCGAATCCGTCACGATCACCCTGTACGGATCCTTTGCGAAGACTTACCGGGGCCATGGAACCGATGTGGCCATCGTAAGCGGCATTCTTGACTTCGACACGGCGGACGAGCGGATTCCCGATGCCCTCCGCATCGCCGCGGAACAAGGGCTGGACGTGAAGTTCGTGCTGTCGGATGAGGCCGTGGAGCATCCCAATACCGCGCGCCTGGCGCTGCGGGACAAGCGCGGCGGGCTGGAGGTCACCGGCGTCTCGATTGGCGGCGGCAGCATGGAGATCCGCGAAGTCATTCAACTGGACGACAATCCGGCACGCAGCCATCCAACGATGCTCGTCCTGCATGAGGACAAGCACGGAGCCGTGGCCCATGTGACGTCGCTGCTCGCCGAGCATCATATCAACATCGGATATATGGAAGTATCCCGTTCGGGTAAAGGACAGAGCGCCTTGATGGCGATCGAGCTCGACGAATCGGTCGATGACGCGGTGATCCATCATATGCATACGCTCCCCCATATCCAGGAGATATGGCAAGTGAAGACGTATCAGCGCGCCAGCTCCGAAGGAGGCAGACCATGTTCCATAGCGTAG
- a CDS encoding helix-turn-helix transcriptional regulator, which translates to MNTRFTEQDRSILQSYDSVVEGLADYLGDASEIVLHSLEDYQHSVIKIANGHHTGRELGAPITNLALQMLQEIEQSNSKQAISYFTRSKNNRLMKSSTIAIRGEAGKIIGLLCINMNLDEPFSQVLQAFVPHPDMESRGQSEHFASSVEDMIQETIERTIEAVDASPEISYANRNKHIIGLLNDRGVFNMRDAVTIVANALKITKHTVYLHLRNHTSKSEKKASN; encoded by the coding sequence ATGAACACGAGATTTACGGAGCAGGATCGTTCTATCTTGCAGTCGTATGATTCGGTAGTGGAAGGCTTGGCGGATTACTTGGGGGATGCCTCCGAAATCGTGCTGCACAGTCTGGAAGATTACCAGCATTCCGTGATCAAGATTGCGAACGGGCATCATACGGGAAGGGAATTGGGAGCGCCGATCACGAACCTGGCTCTGCAAATGCTGCAAGAGATCGAACAGTCCAACTCGAAGCAGGCGATCAGTTATTTTACGAGGAGCAAGAACAATCGTCTGATGAAGTCGAGCACGATCGCGATACGGGGCGAGGCCGGGAAAATTATCGGATTGCTGTGCATCAACATGAATTTGGATGAACCGTTTTCTCAGGTGCTGCAAGCCTTTGTGCCGCATCCGGATATGGAATCGCGGGGGCAATCGGAGCACTTTGCTTCCTCCGTCGAGGATATGATCCAGGAAACGATCGAACGGACGATTGAAGCGGTTGATGCTTCCCCCGAAATCTCGTATGCGAACCGGAACAAGCATATTATCGGCCTGCTTAATGATCGGGGCGTGTTCAATATGAGGGACGCGGTCACGATTGTCGCGAACGCCCTCAAGATTACGAAGCATACGGTGTATTTGCATCTGCGCAATCATACGTCGAAAAGCGAAAAGAAAGCCAGCAACTAA
- a CDS encoding GNAT family N-acetyltransferase, translating to MKTKILDSGMRITSQYADTDYDTVADHLFEYNVRATRGLLTKPEHDIHLFLRDESGEVAGGIFCETYSYCMYIDMFWIADGYRNKGYGKAMIAEAENIGREMGCTFAHTSTFSYQAPHFYQQAGYEVFAVLDDYPDGIQQFFLKKKL from the coding sequence ATGAAGACAAAAATCCTGGATTCCGGCATGAGAATCACGTCTCAATATGCGGACACGGATTACGACACGGTAGCGGATCATTTGTTTGAATATAATGTGCGAGCGACGAGAGGCTTGCTGACCAAGCCTGAGCATGATATCCACTTGTTTTTGCGAGACGAATCCGGCGAGGTCGCAGGCGGCATCTTTTGCGAGACCTATTCTTATTGCATGTATATCGATATGTTTTGGATAGCCGACGGCTACAGAAACAAAGGGTACGGCAAAGCCATGATCGCCGAAGCGGAGAACATCGGAAGGGAGATGGGCTGTACGTTTGCGCATACATCCACATTTTCCTACCAGGCCCCGCACTTCTATCAGCAAGCCGGCTATGAAGTGTTTGCCGTTCTCGATGATTATCCGGACGGAATCCAACAATTTTTTCTCAAAAAGAAATTGTAA
- a CDS encoding PTS sugar transporter subunit IIC, which yields MDIAIGTLLLLLVLSLFSLFSFKAPNGMKAMGALANAAVASFLVEAFQSYVGGDLFGFELAKEVGLASGSMGGVAAAALVSLAMGVSPVYALLLGAACAGTGLLPGFIAGYLVSFVVKLIEKKVPDGLDLIVCIVVAAPLVRFAANIATPIVDATLLNIGGIITTAANNNPIIMGIVLGGVITVVATAPLSSMALTAMLGLTGLPMAIGALSVMGSSFMNFVFFHRMKFGDRRSTIAVAIEPLTQADIISANPIPVYTTNFLGGAMAGVVVALFNLTNNATGTATPIAGLMVMYGFNDAITVTIAAVLCALCGIVAGFIGSLIFRNFKIRTVAEIRGTAPVTGNEVA from the coding sequence ATGGACATCGCAATCGGCACCTTATTGCTTTTATTGGTATTGTCCCTGTTCTCCCTCTTCAGCTTCAAGGCCCCGAATGGCATGAAGGCGATGGGCGCTTTGGCCAATGCGGCGGTTGCCAGCTTTTTGGTGGAAGCGTTCCAGAGCTATGTAGGCGGAGACTTGTTCGGCTTCGAGCTCGCGAAGGAAGTCGGGCTCGCTTCCGGCAGCATGGGCGGCGTAGCCGCTGCCGCGCTGGTCTCGCTCGCGATGGGCGTCTCCCCCGTCTACGCGCTGCTGCTTGGCGCAGCCTGTGCCGGCACGGGTCTGCTCCCCGGCTTTATCGCGGGCTATCTTGTCTCGTTCGTCGTCAAGCTGATTGAGAAGAAGGTTCCGGACGGACTCGATCTCATCGTCTGCATTGTCGTCGCCGCACCGCTCGTTCGCTTTGCGGCCAATATCGCGACGCCGATCGTCGACGCGACGCTGCTCAATATCGGCGGCATCATCACGACAGCGGCCAACAACAATCCGATTATTATGGGCATCGTCCTGGGCGGGGTCATTACCGTCGTCGCTACCGCGCCGCTCAGCTCCATGGCGCTTACCGCGATGCTGGGTCTGACCGGATTGCCGATGGCGATCGGAGCCTTGTCCGTCATGGGATCTTCCTTCATGAACTTCGTGTTCTTCCATCGCATGAAGTTCGGCGACCGCCGCTCCACGATTGCCGTGGCCATCGAGCCGTTAACGCAAGCGGACATCATCTCCGCCAACCCGATACCCGTCTATACCACCAACTTCCTGGGCGGGGCCATGGCGGGTGTCGTCGTCGCCTTGTTCAACCTGACCAACAACGCCACCGGCACGGCGACCCCGATTGCCGGACTGATGGTCATGTACGGGTTCAATGATGCGATAACGGTCACGATCGCGGCAGTCCTGTGCGCGCTGTGCGGCATCGTGGCGGGCTTCATCGGCTCGCTCATCTTCAGGAACTTCAAGATTCGAACCGTCGCCGAAATCCGCGGAACCGCACCCGTAACCGGCAACGAAGTAGCTTAA
- a CDS encoding DUF7660 family protein: MKKILFELADEVTDEKSFLHFMSELRKDRVNHREEWENESIEAFLEAASEWGLASNDGLPYYNKPHNPWKRCAQILYMGKIYE, encoded by the coding sequence ATGAAGAAGATACTTTTCGAGCTGGCAGATGAAGTGACAGATGAAAAATCCTTTCTCCACTTTATGAGTGAGCTTAGAAAGGACAGAGTAAACCATAGAGAAGAGTGGGAGAATGAATCGATAGAAGCTTTTCTGGAAGCCGCTTCGGAATGGGGATTGGCGTCGAACGATGGTCTTCCCTACTATAATAAGCCCCATAATCCATGGAAGAGGTGTGCTCAGATCCTGTATATGGGAAAGATTTATGAGTAG
- a CDS encoding RNA polymerase sigma factor produces MMMRERDERDELFFHELCDAYFQPVYKYCRKLANSRTELMDFADECTQNTFLEARKQISKLKTHPNVAGWLFTTARNFINLSFRAMYLKNKYEVIMSDDINDRVESRNNEIDQMIENAVDVDVLYHEVLTNLSPGEYELYADYYIKKMSIADLTRKYDVSANAITTRIYRVNKKIRSIVQRLVVSLDI; encoded by the coding sequence ATGATGATGAGGGAAAGAGATGAGCGCGATGAGCTTTTTTTTCACGAATTATGTGATGCCTATTTCCAGCCAGTCTATAAATATTGCAGGAAATTGGCAAATTCGCGAACGGAGCTGATGGATTTCGCCGATGAATGCACGCAAAATACCTTTCTCGAAGCAAGAAAGCAAATCTCCAAGTTAAAAACTCACCCGAATGTGGCGGGATGGCTGTTCACTACGGCCAGAAATTTTATTAACCTTTCCTTTCGAGCGATGTATCTGAAAAACAAGTATGAAGTTATCATGTCAGATGACATCAATGACCGGGTAGAATCGCGGAATAATGAAATCGATCAGATGATCGAAAACGCTGTCGATGTGGATGTTTTATATCATGAGGTGTTAACGAACTTGAGTCCAGGCGAATACGAGCTGTATGCGGATTATTATATAAAGAAAATGTCAATCGCGGATTTGACCCGCAAATACGATGTATCGGCTAATGCGATTACGACAAGAATTTACCGGGTAAATAAAAAAATCAGAAGCATTGTTCAGAGGCTTGTCGTGAGTCTTGATATTTGA
- a CDS encoding carboxymuconolactone decarboxylase family protein, with amino-acid sequence MSEMDNKVQAYKNEISELESTLPEVVQAYHAFTGACFADGALDAKTKQLIALGIGLFANNEVCTLYHVNEARHKGAGDAEIMEAVAVAAAIGGGHALSQGVMRVQQALNGASLS; translated from the coding sequence ATGTCCGAAATGGATAACAAAGTGCAGGCTTATAAGAATGAGATTTCCGAGCTGGAATCGACTTTGCCGGAAGTCGTGCAGGCTTATCATGCGTTTACGGGCGCATGCTTCGCCGACGGCGCGCTGGATGCGAAGACGAAGCAGCTGATAGCGCTTGGAATCGGCTTGTTCGCGAACAACGAGGTATGCACGTTATACCATGTGAATGAGGCGAGGCATAAAGGAGCGGGCGATGCGGAAATTATGGAGGCCGTAGCGGTCGCTGCGGCTATCGGAGGCGGTCATGCGTTGTCCCAGGGCGTCATGCGGGTCCAGCAGGCGCTGAACGGAGCCTCCTTGTCTTAG
- a CDS encoding sigma-70 family RNA polymerase sigma factor — translation MLTKQHMEQLVLLAQRGDADAFSRLIVAYESSLYRLARSYLKRQEDCADAVQETVFKSFRAIRSLKEPAYFKTWLFRILVHECCQLLRERKRNPIAKPAEWDAAEARDPFHAIELKEAVTYLEHDLRKIVQLYYYKDMTIRQIAKAAGVPEGTVKSRLHRARELLAEILESPEERNVDHDPTVNPELGYSNLAPLPRVARKRIRLSELLCLPAEADFIITAS, via the coding sequence GTGTTGACCAAACAGCATATGGAGCAGTTAGTTCTGCTCGCCCAGCGCGGCGATGCGGATGCTTTCAGCAGGCTGATCGTCGCCTATGAGAGCAGTCTGTATCGGTTGGCCCGTTCATATCTGAAACGGCAGGAGGATTGCGCAGATGCGGTCCAGGAGACGGTATTCAAATCGTTCCGGGCGATACGCTCCCTTAAAGAACCGGCTTACTTCAAGACTTGGCTGTTCCGGATTCTCGTCCATGAATGCTGCCAGCTGCTGCGAGAACGCAAGCGGAATCCGATCGCGAAGCCGGCGGAATGGGATGCGGCCGAGGCCAGAGATCCCTTCCACGCCATTGAACTGAAGGAAGCGGTAACGTATCTGGAGCATGATCTGCGCAAGATTGTTCAGCTTTACTATTATAAAGATATGACGATCCGGCAAATAGCCAAGGCGGCGGGCGTCCCGGAGGGGACCGTGAAATCCCGGCTGCACCGGGCTCGCGAGCTGTTGGCGGAAATCTTAGAATCCCCTGAAGAAAGGAACGTGGACCATGACCCGACAGTAAACCCGGAGCTTGGTTACAGCAACCTTGCTCCGCTGCCTCGCGTTGCGCGGAAGCGAATCAGACTCAGCGAGCTGCTTTGCCTTCCCGCAGAGGCAGATTTCATCATCACAGCGTCATAA
- a CDS encoding TetR/AcrR family transcriptional regulator: MDKKQLIFQCGWELFHSKGFKDTNISDIAKMAGIAVGTFYNYYSSKEKLFFEIYMKENEILKKRIVESVDMSQDPVSLVSTLVEQNISAMNSNLILKEWYNRELFRELERCYEEVKGNEESIHNLYTELFRKWKAEGKIRKDIDDELLPAFFDSLAYIDSHKEEIGVRHFPQLIQYLAEFIMKGLTDCQK; the protein is encoded by the coding sequence ATGGATAAAAAACAGCTCATCTTTCAGTGTGGTTGGGAATTGTTCCACTCCAAGGGATTCAAAGATACGAATATCTCAGACATTGCAAAAATGGCGGGAATAGCGGTGGGGACTTTTTATAACTACTATTCCTCGAAAGAGAAATTGTTCTTTGAAATCTATATGAAAGAAAACGAGATATTGAAAAAGCGGATTGTCGAATCCGTCGACATGAGCCAAGATCCCGTATCGCTTGTAAGCACATTAGTGGAGCAGAACATCAGTGCCATGAACTCGAATCTCATCCTGAAGGAATGGTATAACCGGGAGCTCTTCCGGGAACTGGAACGCTGCTATGAAGAGGTCAAAGGAAATGAGGAGTCGATTCACAATTTATACACGGAATTATTTAGAAAATGGAAAGCGGAAGGAAAAATAAGAAAGGATATTGATGATGAACTTTTGCCCGCATTCTTTGACTCGTTAGCTTATATCGATTCACATAAGGAAGAGATTGGGGTTCGCCATTTTCCGCAACTGATTCAGTATTTGGCGGAGTTTATCATGAAAGGGTTAACGGACTGCCAAAAATAA
- a CDS encoding SH3 domain-containing protein: MFKKVAILSLAIASTAVMTQGAYAAENNTQANVNNQHQAVTAENEFVVLSATYEVKENGVRLRTKPSLSGTVLGLLNKGDMVNGGHGADPVYADGYYWLNVYSYKHNASGWVAINYLSEIG, translated from the coding sequence ATGTTCAAAAAAGTTGCAATCTTATCGCTGGCGATCGCCAGTACGGCCGTTATGACCCAAGGAGCATATGCCGCGGAAAATAATACGCAAGCCAATGTGAATAATCAGCATCAAGCCGTGACAGCCGAAAACGAATTTGTCGTTCTCAGTGCCACGTATGAAGTAAAGGAAAATGGAGTCAGATTGCGAACCAAGCCTTCCTTATCCGGAACCGTGCTTGGCTTGCTGAATAAGGGCGATATGGTGAACGGAGGGCATGGTGCAGATCCGGTATACGCGGACGGTTATTACTGGCTCAATGTCTACAGCTACAAACATAATGCTTCGGGCTGGGTGGCAATCAATTATTTGAGCGAAATCGGTTAA
- a CDS encoding sensor histidine kinase — protein sequence MKKGIVFKLFLLTTALCLFILAIVFVGQSLFFKQMYVRQKVASVKSAIEAYEQDFLKHAGNVQAMVGLEQDFYQKHGTWIAALDDRGNLLYTDDFQMEIRLDRVGGSPGLAGTTLIVPLYTVMKVEEFSSDNSFLVPWIEEGERITFEGVIMNKQLVVQRMGRSVSNLREENRLENHQMVNKEYQVVPRFGNPTEYFDKYPPFLEKGTITAIRIPEGAGVSRYTNHLFLDRIKAFQADLLYGDYDSGANPSQIIDFEENHVNYKIFVDRIEDRNGKAAYLFAMTSLQPVNEAAGMMQDYYVYIIVATLLLVLLASFYFSRRIARPLLRMNKTTQKMAGLDFSEKIPVTTKDEIGELSRNINELSARLHSHIARLEEDIEKEKQLENTRKEFIAGVSHELKTPLSVIQSCLSILKDGVASHKRDYYFAAMEDEVRRMDLLIADMLELAKYESGTYKMEMEPFDIAAVLERICAKFASGIAGKELELHTHLQPFEVEANQRRIEQVIVNFLTNAIRYTPERQAIIVSTMEERDTVQVCIENKGAHIPDEQLEKIWDRFYRGEPSRQRSTGGTGLGLAISKKILELHGVPYGVSNTAEGVMFYFHLHKKR from the coding sequence ATGAAAAAGGGCATCGTCTTCAAGCTTTTTCTGTTAACGACCGCCCTGTGTCTGTTCATCCTTGCGATCGTTTTTGTGGGACAAAGCCTTTTCTTCAAACAAATGTATGTGCGTCAAAAGGTGGCGAGTGTAAAGTCTGCCATCGAAGCCTATGAACAGGACTTTCTGAAGCATGCCGGGAACGTCCAGGCGATGGTCGGGCTTGAACAAGATTTTTATCAAAAGCATGGCACCTGGATCGCGGCGTTGGACGATAGGGGCAATCTGCTGTATACCGATGATTTTCAAATGGAGATCAGACTGGATCGGGTCGGCGGAAGCCCCGGCCTGGCCGGCACCACGCTTATTGTTCCGCTGTACACCGTCATGAAGGTTGAGGAATTCAGCAGCGACAATTCGTTTTTGGTTCCCTGGATTGAAGAGGGGGAGCGGATAACGTTCGAAGGCGTAATCATGAACAAGCAACTCGTCGTGCAGCGGATGGGGCGAAGTGTCTCCAATCTGAGGGAGGAGAACCGTCTGGAAAATCATCAGATGGTGAACAAGGAATATCAAGTCGTCCCCCGGTTCGGGAATCCGACGGAATATTTCGACAAGTATCCCCCTTTCCTGGAAAAGGGAACGATTACGGCTATCCGGATACCGGAAGGGGCGGGCGTGTCACGCTATACGAACCATTTATTTCTGGACAGGATTAAAGCGTTTCAGGCAGATCTGCTGTACGGAGACTATGACAGCGGCGCAAATCCGAGTCAGATCATCGATTTTGAAGAAAATCATGTGAATTACAAAATCTTCGTGGATCGCATCGAGGATCGCAACGGGAAGGCCGCCTACCTGTTCGCGATGACGTCGCTGCAGCCCGTGAACGAAGCCGCGGGGATGATGCAGGACTACTATGTATATATCATCGTCGCCACGCTGCTGCTCGTGCTGCTGGCCTCGTTCTATTTCTCCCGCCGCATCGCCCGGCCGCTGCTGCGCATGAACAAGACGACGCAAAAAATGGCCGGCCTGGACTTTTCCGAGAAAATTCCGGTCACGACCAAGGATGAGATCGGGGAGCTGTCCCGCAACATTAATGAGCTCTCCGCGCGGCTGCATTCCCATATTGCCCGGCTGGAGGAGGATATCGAGAAAGAAAAGCAGCTCGAGAATACGCGCAAGGAATTTATAGCCGGGGTGTCGCATGAATTGAAAACGCCGCTGAGCGTCATTCAAAGCTGCCTGTCCATACTTAAGGACGGGGTGGCCAGCCATAAGCGGGATTATTATTTTGCGGCGATGGAAGATGAAGTGAGACGGATGGATCTGCTGATCGCGGATATGCTGGAGCTGGCCAAATATGAGTCCGGCACGTACAAGATGGAGATGGAACCGTTCGATATCGCTGCTGTCCTGGAGCGGATATGCGCGAAGTTCGCTTCCGGCATCGCGGGCAAGGAATTGGAGCTGCACACTCATCTTCAGCCGTTCGAAGTGGAGGCCAATCAACGCCGGATCGAGCAAGTGATCGTCAATTTCCTCACGAACGCGATTCGCTATACGCCGGAACGGCAGGCCATTATTGTGTCGACCATGGAGGAGCGGGATACCGTACAGGTTTGCATCGAAAATAAAGGGGCCCATATTCCCGATGAACAGTTGGAGAAGATATGGGATCGTTTCTATCGCGGCGAGCCTTCCCGCCAACGCTCGACCGGCGGAACCGGACTCGGCCTGGCGATCTCCAAGAAGATCCTGGAGCTGCACGGCGTGCCGTACGGCGTAAGCAATACGGCGGAAGGCGTGATGTTCTATTTCCATTTGCATAAAAAAAGGTAG
- a CDS encoding DUF4064 domain-containing protein — MIVTGLVFLYLKDNEDYVNDLYAHWTDGEAAASLDQMNQAGTMWVLPGMIGCVLGLIVMIWLKGSGSPKLAGWTLILVSMAVCIISVFGFIPAMFFVIAGIMALARKPNGRKKQAIR; from the coding sequence ATGATCGTGACCGGCTTGGTTTTTTTATACCTGAAAGATAATGAAGATTATGTGAATGATTTGTATGCCCATTGGACGGACGGCGAAGCAGCCGCTTCGCTCGATCAGATGAATCAAGCGGGAACGATGTGGGTTCTCCCCGGGATGATCGGCTGTGTGCTAGGTCTTATTGTGATGATTTGGTTGAAAGGCAGCGGCAGCCCGAAGCTGGCAGGATGGACGCTTATTCTTGTATCGATGGCGGTTTGCATTATTTCGGTGTTCGGGTTCATTCCTGCCATGTTCTTTGTTATCGCAGGAATTATGGCATTGGCACGAAAACCAAATGGAAGAAAGAAACAAGCAATTCGGTAA
- a CDS encoding response regulator transcription factor has protein sequence MSRTILIVEDEQILREIMKDYLFNEGYEVLEAGDGKQALSLFHEHEVDLIILDIMLPELDGWSVCQRIRKASNVPIIMLTARADEDDTLLGFELGADDYVTKPYSPPILLARAKRLLESRHVRDQEADTLSGGGITVHLPSRTVTVDGTACSLTHTEFEILAYLMKNKGLIITRDQLITKIWGYDFVGDDRTVNSHIRNLRSKLGEQAKSIVTVVRSGYKFEDQP, from the coding sequence ATGTCGAGAACAATATTGATTGTGGAAGACGAGCAGATTTTGCGGGAAATCATGAAGGATTATTTGTTCAATGAAGGCTATGAAGTACTGGAGGCGGGCGACGGAAAGCAGGCGCTGTCGCTCTTTCATGAGCATGAAGTGGATTTGATTATTCTGGATATCATGCTGCCGGAGTTGGACGGATGGTCGGTGTGCCAGCGCATTCGCAAGGCATCGAACGTTCCGATTATTATGCTGACGGCGCGCGCGGATGAGGACGATACGCTGCTCGGATTCGAGCTGGGCGCGGACGATTATGTCACAAAGCCGTATAGTCCGCCCATCTTGCTCGCTCGGGCGAAGCGGCTGCTGGAAAGCCGGCATGTCCGCGATCAGGAGGCCGACACCTTATCCGGCGGCGGCATTACGGTTCATCTCCCCTCCCGAACCGTGACGGTGGACGGGACTGCCTGCAGCTTGACCCATACCGAATTTGAAATCTTGGCGTATCTGATGAAAAACAAAGGACTCATCATCACGAGGGATCAGCTTATTACAAAAATATGGGGCTATGATTTCGTCGGGGACGATCGCACGGTCAACAGTCATATTCGCAATCTGCGCTCCAAGCTGGGGGAACAGGCCAAGTCCATTGTCACCGTCGTTCGCTCGGGCTATAAATTCGAGGATCAGCCATGA
- the sdaAA gene encoding L-serine ammonia-lyase, iron-sulfur-dependent, subunit alpha, translating into MFHSVAELLQLAEERQMKISRIMLEREMKIREKTEDEIMQMMEANLTVMEQAIEKGLKGVVSHSGLTGGDAVLLQRYIAGGHSLAGPLILDAVSKAIATNEVNAAMGIICANPTAGAAGVVPGTLFAVKEKLKPTRKQMAEFLFTAGAFGFVIANNAFISGAAGGCQAEVGSATGMAAAAVVEMAGGTPRQSAEAMAIALKNTLGLVCDPVAGLVEVPCVKRNGVGASAAVVAADMALAGIKSRIPPDEVIQAMYEVGRSMPSSLRETAEGGLANTPTGRQLEAMVLGESQ; encoded by the coding sequence ATGTTCCATAGCGTAGCCGAGCTGCTCCAGCTTGCCGAAGAGAGACAAATGAAAATATCGCGTATCATGCTGGAAAGAGAAATGAAGATTCGCGAGAAAACGGAAGACGAAATTATGCAAATGATGGAGGCCAACCTGACCGTCATGGAGCAGGCAATCGAGAAAGGGCTGAAAGGGGTCGTCTCCCATTCCGGACTCACCGGAGGGGATGCCGTCCTGCTTCAGCGTTACATTGCCGGCGGTCATTCCTTGGCCGGTCCGCTCATTCTTGATGCGGTCAGCAAGGCGATTGCGACCAATGAAGTGAACGCGGCCATGGGCATCATCTGCGCCAACCCTACCGCTGGAGCGGCAGGCGTCGTACCGGGGACGCTGTTCGCCGTCAAGGAGAAGCTGAAGCCGACGCGGAAGCAAATGGCGGAGTTTCTGTTCACGGCGGGAGCGTTCGGGTTCGTCATCGCCAATAATGCCTTCATCTCGGGCGCGGCGGGAGGCTGTCAAGCGGAGGTGGGTTCCGCTACGGGAATGGCCGCGGCGGCGGTTGTCGAGATGGCGGGCGGAACGCCGCGCCAATCGGCCGAGGCGATGGCGATCGCGCTTAAAAACACGCTCGGCTTGGTATGCGATCCCGTAGCCGGCCTGGTGGAGGTTCCTTGCGTGAAGCGCAACGGAGTCGGGGCTTCGGCGGCGGTTGTGGCCGCGGATATGGCATTGGCCGGCATCAAGAGCCGAATCCCGCCCGATGAGGTCATCCAGGCGATGTATGAGGTCGGCCGCTCCATGCCAAGCTCCCTGCGCGAGACCGCGGAAGGAGGGCTGGCCAACACGCCAACCGGCCGCCAGCTGGAAGCGATGGTGCTTGGCGAGAGCCAATAA